The DNA window GTCAATTGGTTAATTAACTTCTATCTTGTTTAAATAATGTACTTATTGATGAATTGTTATGAATTCTGTTAATGGCTTCGGCAAATATTTCTGCAACCGATAATACCTTAATACCAGGTAAAATCTTACTATTGTCTACGGGAATGGTATTAGTTACCACTATTTCCTTAAATAAGCCATCATGCAAAGACTTTTCTAATCTTTCCTTTGCCGGACCGGCAAATACCGGATGAGTAGCACAAATATAAACCTGTTCTACTCCTGCATCCAATAAGGCTTGACTTCCTTTTATTATAGAGCCGGCAGTATCAATAATATCATCGACCATAATAGCAGTCTTACCTTTTACTTTTCCTACGATATGCATTATTTCTACATCATCAAAAGATGATCTGTATTTATCGATAATAGCTATTGGTTTTTTGATGCGGCCTGAAAATTCCCTGGCTCGAGCGGTTCCTCCCACATCCGGGGAAATAACTACTACCTTATCTAAGTTTTTCTCTTTAAAGTAATTTGATAATATGTTTACAGCTTCCAGCTGATCTACGGGTATATCGAAAAAACCCTGGATTTGTCCGGCATGCAAATCCATGGTGAGCACTCTATTAGCTCCAGCAGAGACCAATAAATTAGCTACTAATTTTGCAGTAATTGGCTCACGAGGCTGAGTCTTCCTCTCTTGTCTGGCATAACCATAATAAGGAATAAC is part of the Candidatus Atribacteria bacterium genome and encodes:
- a CDS encoding ribose-phosphate pyrophosphokinase, with the translated sequence MLYNKRELKIFSGNSNKDLAEEICRYLNVPLGQADVSRFPDCEIKVKIEESVRGEDVFVIQSTCPPSNEYLMELLIMIDALKRASAGRITAVIPYYGYARQERKTQPREPITAKLVANLLVSAGANRVLTMDLHAGQIQGFFDIPVDQLEAVNILSNYFKEKNLDKVVVISPDVGGTARAREFSGRIKKPIAIIDKYRSSFDDVEIMHIVGKVKGKTAIMVDDIIDTAGSIIKGSQALLDAGVEQVYICATHPVFAGPAKERLEKSLHDGLFKEIVVTNTIPVDNSKILPGIKVLSVAEIFAEAINRIHNNSSISTLFKQDRS